The Pseudoalteromonas translucida KMM 520 genome segment CAGAATATACATAAATTGGCCGCTGAGGAGTGTGGCTATCAAACCAAGCTTGCTTATCGGTAACGCTTACCTCTTCGGTATCGGCGGTAACCATTCTGCTGGCAATGGTTTCGTTATAAATTGCGACTATAGTTTTTAAATCTTCTGGGCGTGCTAAACGGATTGTCATAAGGTCTAGATAAGGTTGATCAGTTGCGTTTATATTAGCGTATCATTGAGGCTATAAACAATATGTAACCTTTTAACTTTAGGCATTAAAAATGATAAAAATAATATTATTAACATTAATGGCGTTACTTGTACCCGCATTAGCTCAAGGGAAAAGCCCGGCTGAGCACCCCATTAAAAAACAAAATAACTGCCAAGACTTTACTAACATTACTTTGCGTAAACTACGCTCAAAAGAGTTTGTTAACTTATGCCAATTTGAAAACCAACCGCTGCTAATTGTTAATACAGCGAGTAATTGTGGCTTTACGCCGCAATTTGCAGGGCTTGAAGCGGTTTATAATAAATATAAAGAGCAAGGCTTAGTGGTATTAGGGTTTCCTTCTGATGACTTTTTTCAAGAAGAAAACAACGAACAAGACACCGCTAAAGTGTGCTTTGTTAATTACGGGGTTACTTTCACTATGTTTGCCACCAGCGCAGTGCGCGGCAGCGATGCAAACCCTATTTTTAAACACTTAAATAGCCAAACCAGCTCACCTAATTGGAATTTTTATAAGTATTTAGTGTCTGCTGATCGTAAAACAATTACGCGCTTTAACAGTAAAGTAGCACCCGAATCAGAAAAGCTAACTGCAGCAATTGAAGCGACATTAGCTATTAACTAGGTTAAAACCGTTACAATTAGTTTAAACTAACTAAAATACACGTTAGTATGATTAAAAAACAACCAGATTAATGATTAGGAGATTTTATGACAGTGGCAAGCGCAAGACATATATTAGTAGATAGTGAAGCACAGTGTTTAGATTTAAAAGAAAAAATTGAACAAGGTGAAGACTTTGCTGTGTTAGCAAAAGTACACTCTAACTGTCCATCAGGTCAAGATGGCGGTGCTCTTGGTGAGTTTGGCCCAGGTATGATGGTGCCAGAGTTTGATAAAGTGGTGTTCTCTGCGCCAATTAATCAAGTACAAGGCCCAGTACAAACACAGTTTGGTTACCATTTACTTGAAGTAACCAGCCGTTCAGAGTAACTTATTCTGCACTGTAAATTTTGAAAAAAGCCGCTTATGCGGCTTTTTTATGGAGTAATTATGCAACTATTTGGTTCTGTTACCTCGCCTTATGTACGCCGCGTTAGAATATGGGCGCTAGAAAATAACTGTGATTTAGAGTTTATTAATCTGGATATTTTTTCTGCGCAAGATCGCCCAACTATGGTGAGTAAAAACCCAGCACGCAAAATCCCTATTCTCGTAGATGGCAATTTAACCCTAAGTGATTCAAACTCAATACTGCGCTATTTACTTGAAAAAACAGCGCAGCCAAAATTAACTTGGCCGCAAGAGCACTTACTTACTACTATTAATGCCTGTAATGATTCCTTAGTAGAAATGCTTTTATGTCAGCGCTCTGGTTTTGATACGCAAAGTGATGCGTTATTTTTTAATTTGCAAAACGAACGTATTGTTGAAACATTACACTTTTTAAATGATCATTTAACTGATGATGAATTTAAAGGCTGTGAATACCTCAACATCAGTTTATACTGCCTGCTTGATTGGATTTGCTTTCGTGAACTAACCGACATTAGTCAGCATTCAGCGCTTGTTGCTTTTTATGAGCAATATGGCCAACGCCAAGCAGCAATAAATACCAGTCCTAGTCATTAATTTAAAAAGGTAAACACATGAGCGATATCGAGATTGAATCAGAACTAGTCAACTTTGTTGAAAAAGTACGTATGAGCGAAGTAATTTGGGCACTTGGTGCAGAAGATAATGGCTTTGTAGTGTGTGATTCAAATCAATTTGACGAGACTGACGTATTACTACTTTGGGAAAGCGAAGCGGCTGCTAAAGCTCAGTGTAAAGACGAGTGGAAAGAGTACAGCCCAGTAGAAATTGGCCTTGATGAATTTTTAGATGAATGGGTTGAAGACCTAAACGAAGACAATGCTTTAGTTGGCCTTAACTGGAATGACGACCAAGTATGCGTAGAAATTGAACCCGTAGGTTTAGCTCGCGCATTAAGTGAATAAATCACTATAGCTTAATTAATAAAGCATAATAAAAGCCAACTGCATTCGTGCTAGTTGGCTTTTTTGCTTTAATTAATTGGTATAAGAATTTATACCCAAAACATACTCGCATCTTGCTATGTTTTGGGTATAAAATGTATTTTGTCATTATTTTCAAGGTACACCGTTGAAAACCCATCTTGGTCGCCGTCCTTTTTCAGCTATGGAGCTGCACACACTTTACAGTGGCTATATTTATGGCGATATGCGCGTGGTGCGTGAACAAGCAAAGCATTGGCACTTTTGGTTGCCATTAATTGCTTACTATACGGGCGCTTATAGTGACGAAATAGGCTGCTTAACACTTGATGACTTAACTGTTGAGCAAAACATTTTATGTTTTAGTTTTCATACCCACGGAAAAATTAAACCACGCCTTATTCCTGTACATCAAGCGCTAATTAATGCTGGCTTTAACGACTATTTAGCATTTATAAAAAGCCAAAACCAACAGCGATTAATGTTCGATTTACCAGCTAAAACCGGTCGCTACAGCGAAAAAGTACGTATTTGGTTTAGCGGTGAAGGCGAGCGCGCTGGTTACTTGCAAAAATGTGCAATTCCTAATATTGACCAACTCGGAATGAAAACCGCTATAAGTAGCCTGCGGCTTAACTTTGAGCAGCAAGTACGCATTTATGCACTGCAAGCTAACTCTAAAGATGCGTTTAATTATTTAATGGGCTTTAACGAATACCCACACCCAAATTATAGCAATGTAGCAGTATTAAATAGCATAATTGGGCAAATTCGCGTTATTAACTCACAATTGCACTGGCAGCGCTTTATCAATCGCGATAGTCACTGACAAACTTTGTTACTATTTACTCGCCCAAATCTGGGGGTATTCGATTACTCCATAAAAGAAAGCTGCTAGGATATCCGCATATAATACCGTTTCTATTAAAGTAGAGTGGTAACGCTGTCTGCTTTAGTCATTTATAACAATAATAAACTAGGGATACTATGTTTCTTAAAAGCCTCTTAACCGTAAGTGTTGCATTCGCGATGAGCGCAGCAAATGCTAACGAATTCGTAATTGAAAAACTCGCAAAACCAAGCAGTCAATCAGTGTCGTTAACACTCGACCCAAGCCAAGATACCTTTACCGGAATGACTGAGATTATTTTAGAGGTACTTAAGCCAACTAACTACATAGAACTAAACGGCGTGGCTTACGCAACTAAAATGGCACAATTACTTGGCGAGCAAAATTGTGACTTAAACAGCGAAATGCTCAAAACCGGTAAAGTAAAATTTAGCTGTGATGAGCAAATTCAGCCGGGTAAATACACCTTAAAAATTGATTTTTCAGCGCCATATAATCGCCAAAGTGTTGGGCTATATAAAACATTAGATCAAGGTACACCTTACTTATTTACTCAGTTTGAAATGAGTGATGCGCGCCGTGCATTTCCGGTATTTGACGAGCCAAGCTACAAAATTCCATTTCAGCTCACTATTACCGCGCCTACCTCACAAAAAGTATATGCCAATACACCTGAGCTTAAAACTACAGTAAATGGCGACATGACCACCCACTTTTTTGATAAAACACCGCCTATTCCTTCTTATTTAGTGGCAATGGCTGTGGGCCCTTTTGAAGAGCTTAATGTTGAAGGAATGTCGGTACCAGGGCGCGTGATTACCCCACAAGGTAAAATTCATTTAGCCCAGTACGCTAAAGAAAACATGCCAAAAGTACTAGGCGCACTTGAAGCATATTTTGGTATTCCTTATGTGTATCAAAAACTAGATTCGGTGGCTGTACCTGAATTTCCGTTTGGTGCCATGGAAAACTCAGGACTTGTAACCTACCGAGAAGATATTTTATTGGTTGATTTAGCTGCCGCTACGCGCAGTAAAAAACAACGCAATGTGTCTATTATTGCTCACGAACTAGCACACCAATGGTACGGTAACTTAGTAACGATGAAGTGGTGGAACGATTTATGGTTAAACGAAGCGTTTGCTAGTTGGATGGCGGCAAAAATTACCAAGCAACTAAACCCTGAATTTGAATCGCACCTAGATTTACCACAAAATAACGTTATGCCACTTGATGCACGTTTGAGTACTAAACCAATTCGTAAACCAATTAAAACCGAAGCCGATATTATGGATGGTTTAGGCCTTGCTTATAGCAAAGGTAGCTCGGTACTTGCTATGGTTGAAAATTGGATAGGTGAAGAGGCCTTTCAAAAAGGTATTCAAAATTACTTAAAAGAATTTTCGTATAAAAATGCCGAAGCTGCCGATTTATGGCAAGCACTTGGCAAAGCTTCTAATAAAGATGTAGCGAGTGTTTTAAAATCGTTTATTGAGCAATCTTCCTACCCACTGATTAAAGTGTCTCAGCAAGGTAGTAAAGTAACTATATCGCAAAGTCGCTTTGTAAATGCCGGTGTTGATGCGCCTGAGCAATTATGGAATGTACCTGTTGCAATTAAATACGGCGCGGGCGATAAAGTAAAAACAGCGAACGTATTACTTAATAAACAAAGCCAAACGCTAGATTTAGATTTTGCACCAGAGTGGATTTATCCTGATCAAGGCGCATTAGGTTATTACCGCTGGGTGATGGACGATGCACAGTTTAGTGCGCTTATCGACAATGCTGCTGACAAGCTAGATGACCGCGAACGTTTAGCGTTATTATCTGCTACCGATGCACTACTTGATGCTGGTGTTATATCGGCCGCTAAGTTAATGCAAACGCTTGAAGTATTTATAAGCGACAGCCACCCTCGCGTTGCTAATACCGCGCTGGGCTATTTAGTATCGCAACAACGCACCTTTAAAGACGATAGCAATAAAGACTTATGGCCGAAATTTATTCGTGGTGCAGTAACTCCTGCGGCTAAAAAATACGGCTTAGAGGCAAAAGTAGGTGAAGATGGCGCTATTTCACAACTTCGAGCTGCCGTTGTATCGCGTTTAGGTTTTGATGGCGAAGATCAAAATGTGATCAATAAAGCAAAACAGCAAACTCAGGTTTATTTAAACGATCCACAAAAAGTAGACCCATACTTAGCCGGCACTTATTTAACGTTGGCTGCTTTTAACGGCGACAAAGCATTGCTTGAGCAATTTATGGCAACCTTTAAAACCACCAAAGATCCACAAGTACGCACTAATATGCTCTCGGCTATGGGTTATTTTGCAAAACCTGCACTGCAAAAAGCAGTATTGGCTTACAGCTTAACAGATGAAGTAACCGCATCCGACATGCGTACTATTTTAGCAGGGCAAAGCTATACTGATGAGCGCCAAGCGCTGTTTATTGACTGGGTTTACAGTAATTACGATAAAGTAACAGCAAGCTTACCGCCATTTTTTATCCCTAACTTACCGTATTTTACGACTGCAAATTGTGATGCAAATAGCTTTGCTACAACACAAAGCTTCTTTAATACTAAGTTAGCTGAAATACCAGGTTATGCTCGTACTTTAAGTAAACTAGAAGAAAGCACTAATGATTGTATTGCACTGAAAAATCGTGAGCTTGAATCGGTTAATAACTTCTTAAAAAGTAAGTAATATTTATCAAATGTATAAACATAAAAGCCGCTGAGTGCTAACTCTGCGGCTTTTTACATTTAATGTTGATATGGCTTTATTAGTTACCAATAATCATCGTTAGTTTGGCAATAAAATCTTTTGCTGCTTGCTCAGAGTTTATTTTAAACGCGACACCATAATGAATCGGCTGTGCGCTTTTATAAATGCGCGTAGGAAAACGCGTCATTTCGCTACTATGAAAGTAGCCCTGAGTACGCACTACTCCATCAATATCGGTAAAATCATCACTAAACACTTCAAATGCTGGGCGAATTATAATTTTACCTTTGCCGCCTTCACTGTGCGTGTAAAACGCTTCTTTTGAATTAACTAACATGTATTCGGCAATATTCTTTATTTTAAAATTACTTCTACACTCTAATTTAATTAGCTGCTCAGTAAGCTCGTCTGCACTATAAGCCACGTTGTAATCCCTATTAGTTAAATTTGCGCATAACCTTAACGCATACACATTATAAAGTCTGAAATTTATTTAAATTAGTCCTCAGCTACATCACAAACAAAAGCAAGTTTGTCGTTGTTATAACTCATACGGGTAATATTAGTATGGCAATAAGGTGTTAAGTCCAGCCATTGCGATACAGTGTTATTGCCACTAAGATTACGTTGGTAAACACGGTTGTTAAGCGCATAGGCCAGCGTATTGTCGTCCTTTAAAATAAAGTCTTGTACTTGTAGCGGCAATCTAAGTAAGTTTTCTACCTGCTTAGTTTGTGGGTTAAAACGCGCTACAATATGTTGCTCATTTTGGGTGTAACTAAATATAAACTGCGCCATTGTATGATTGTAAATAAGCGTACGACCAATGTTTTTTGCCACAACTTGCCCTTTTGCCGCTGCAACTAAGCTATATTGTAATGTATGTGGCTCACCTAAAATAAACATGACTAAATCGTTATTTATACCCCATGCGTGATATCCCACTGGCTCTATCCAGTCAAAAATACGACTTGCTGCAACTTCGCTATCAAGCGGATATTGCCATAGCTTTTGCTTGCCATTGGCCTCTACCACAATTGCCGATAAGCTTTGTTTATTTGGCATTACGGTTGGTGAGTATTCGCTTACTGGCGTATTAGTTATACTAATAATTTGTTTTGTTGCAAAGTCGTAGTAAGCAATATCGGTTTGGCTTTGCTCAGCGCTTAATACTTCATGAGTAAAGTAAACACCATTATTGTGTATATGAGGCTGATTATTATAACTATTACTGTCGCTCACAATAGTAACTTGCAGGCCGTAAGGAGTATTTAAATCGGCTAATAACACTTGGCTTTTGGGCATACTTGCTTGTGCTACTGAGAGCGTTAAAGCGCCGATTGAAAACAACCCTAGTAGTGGTTTTAAAAATTTCATGCTCTATCTCGTTTTATTTTTAAGCACCCCATGATAACGTTATTTGCTGATTACGTCACTTGACCTAGACCAGCAACATCTTTATAACTAACCGGGTCTTATAAAAGAGAATTAATATGTCAGCTAAACATCCTATTATTGCAATAACCGGCTCTTCAGGTGCGGGTACAACCACCACCACGAATGCAATTAAACATATTTTTCGTAGCCTTAACATTAGTGCGGCTTTTATCGAAGGGGATAGCTTTCATCGTTACACTCGCCCTGAAATGGATAAAAAAGTACGTGACGCGCAACAAGAAGGCAAACATATTAGCTACTTTGGCCGCGAAGCTAACGACTTTGGTTTACTAGAAACCCTATTTGATAGCTACGGTGAAACCGGTCAAGGTAAACTGCGTCGTTATTTACATACCTTTGACGAAGCAGTGCCTTACAACCAATTGCCTGGCACATTTACTCCGTGGCAAGATCTGGAGCAAAATACCGATTTGTTATTTTACGAAGGGTTGCATGGCGCTGTTGTAGATCAAGAGCATAATGTGGATGTAGCAAAACATGTAGATTTACTCATTGGTATGGTGCCTATTATCAACCTTGAGTGGATCCAAAAATTAATTCGCGATACCTCAGAGCGTGGCCATTCTCGTGAAGCTGTAATGGGTTCAATTGTGCGCAGTATGGATGACTATATTAACCATATTACTCCACAGTTTTCACGCACCCATATTAACTTTCAACGTGTGCCTACGGTAGATACCTCAAACCCTTTTAGTGCTAAAGATATTCCATCGTTAGATGAAAGCTTTGTTGTTATTCGCTTTAGGGGCATTGATGATGTTGATTTTCCGTATTATTTACGCATGATTGAAGGCAGTTTTATGTCGCGTATTAATACCTTGGTAGTGCCTGGCGGTAAAATGGGCTTGGCAATGGAGTTGGTACTTACCCCACTCATTAAAGACATTATTTTAAAAAAACGAGCATTAGAAAACCTAGCACCACTGGATTTACCTATTTGATATTGGATAACCCACAGCCCTTTTTTGTTAAAGCTAACTCACGTACACTGCTGATTTTGCTTAAAGTGAGATCAGCATGTCGCAACCATTAAAAATTATTGTGGGCTCTAAAAATCCAGTAAAAATAAATGCTGCTAAGGGCATTTTTAGCATGTATTTTCCAGAGTGTGACATTGACTGCCAAGGTGTAAATGCCCCCTCGGGTGTGCCTGATCAACCTATTGGTGAAGAGCAAACTCGCATTGGCGCGCAAAACCGAGTGAATTACTGCAAAGAGCACTACCAAGCCCACTATTATGTGGCCATGGAAGGCGGTGCAGAGCAATTTAGTTACGGTGCAGCAACCTTTGCCTATGTAGTTATCGATAACGCGTTAAATCAAGTTGTAGGACGCAGTAGCAACCTACCTTTGCCGCAAATACTGTATAACGCATTACTTAATGGTGCAGAGCTTGGTGATGTTATGGATAAAGCTTTTAATACCACCAATATAAAGCAGCAAGGCGGCGCTATTGGTTTACTCACTAATAACCACGCCACCCGCGAAAGTACCTATACCCAGGCTCTTACCTTGGCCATGGCACCTTTTTTACATTCAGCGCTTTATTGCCAAACAAATTAATTTAGGAAGTTTAATGAAATACAGTTATGTGCTGTTTGATGCAGACGAAACCTTGTTTAGATTTGATGTTTTAGCGGGCATGACTCGCATGTTTAAAACATATAACGTAGATTTTAGCCAAGCCGACTATCTTCATTATCAAAAAACCAATAAGCAACTATGGGTTGATTACCAAAATGGCGACATTAGTGCCGACTACTTGCAGGTTACTCGCTTTAGCGAATGGGCTACTAAACTAAATGTGCCAGCAAAAGAGCTTAATGATGCATTTTTAGATGCTATGGCAGCAATATGTGAGCCGCTACCCGGTGCCATAGAGCTGTTAAATAAACTTAAGCCGCACGCTAAGTTAGGTATTATTACTAATGGTTTTGCCCGCTTACAAACCGTACGCCTTGAGCATACTGGTTTAAAAGATATGTTTGAATGGCTAGTCATTTCTGAATTAGTAGGTATAGCTAAGCCTAATAAAGCTATTTTTGACCATACCTTTGAATTAATGGGAAACCCAGATAAAAGCCAAATATTAATGGTTGGCGATACTGCCACAAGCGATATTTTAGGCGGTAATAATGCAGGCATTGATACCTGCTGGTTACAACACCCAAACGAGCCGTTGCCCGAGGGTATAAAGCCTACCTATACCGTTACTCATTTAGAGCAGTTACAAAGTATTTTAGAACTGTAGCTACGCACTTAAAGTATTCTTAAATAGGCAAAAAAAATGACGCTAATTAGCGTCATTTTTTATAACTGTGTGAGCAATAAACTAGGCTGGCGCTAATTCAAGGCCGGGTGCAGGCATCGTTACAGGCGTTTCAAAGGTTGCCCACTCCCATGCTGACTCAGTAGCCATTAATTTACGTAGTAATTTATTATTTAAATCGTGACCCGATTTAAATGCAGTTACTTTACCTAAAATGTTATGACCTGTCATAAACATGTCACCAACACAGTCTAATATCTTATGCTTAACAAACTCATCGCTGTAGCGTAAACCGTTTGGATTTAACACTTTAAACTCATCAAGTACTACTGCGCTATCCATGCTGCCACCTAATGCTAGGTTATTAGCATGCATATATTCAATGTCTTTCATAAAACCAAAGGTACGTGCACGGCTAATTTCTTCAATAAAGCTTTTCGTCGTAATATCTAAACCAATACGTTGGCGACTTTCATTGATAGCTGGGTGATCAAAAGCAATTTCAAAGTCGATATGAAAACCATCATACGGTTCTAACTCGGCCCATTTATCGCCTTCTTCAATACGTACTTTTTCTTTAATACGAATAAAGCGTTTTGCTGCATTTTGCTCTTCAATGCCGCCTTTTTGTAACAAATAAATGAATGGTAATGCACTACCATCCATTATTGGCACTTCTGAGCTATCTAATTCTACAATTAGATTATCAATACCCATTGCAGCAACAGCAGCAATAAGATGCTCAGTAGTTGATAAGCGAACACCATCTTTGTTAATTAAACAGGTACATAATTGCGTATCACCAACGGCTTCAGGTGTTGTTTCAAAATCAACAACCGGATCAAGGTCGACACGACGAAATACAATCCCAGTATTTGCGCTCGCAGGTCGGAGAGTTATTGTGACCTTCTCACCTTTATGAAGTCCAATTCCTATGGCTTTGACTACTTGTGCAATCGTTCGCTGTTTAATCATAGGTTCGCTCACTTAAATTCAGTTACAGTTAGACGGCGGATACTAGCATAAATACGCCGCAATTGCAATATTCGTTCATATTTCAAACGAAATACTGTTTATATTAATCAGCTTGTTTACGTAAAAAAGCAGGAATATCAAAATAATCTCCGCCTTCTGACTTATCTGATTTTTTGTTACTTGGCGCTGCAGCACTCGTTGTGCTTTTATTAGCAGTAGATGAAGTTGTTTTTTCGTTACTTTCAACTTGCGTCTTTGCTGTGTTTTCTTCAGCGCTTGTGCCTTGGCTTGCAAAGCTTGGTACGTACATGCTGCTACTTTGGTTTGAAGTGCTGGCTACATCAGAACCTGATGCTTTTTTAAAGCCATTATCAACAATGCCAAACTGCGGACGACGATCGCCACCTAAGCCAGTTGCAACTACAGTTACACGTAATTCATCGGTCATTTCAGGATCAATTAC includes the following:
- a CDS encoding peptidylprolyl isomerase; the encoded protein is MTVASARHILVDSEAQCLDLKEKIEQGEDFAVLAKVHSNCPSGQDGGALGEFGPGMMVPEFDKVVFSAPINQVQGPVQTQFGYHLLEVTSRSE
- a CDS encoding DUF2750 domain-containing protein, with translation MSDIEIESELVNFVEKVRMSEVIWALGAEDNGFVVCDSNQFDETDVLLLWESEAAAKAQCKDEWKEYSPVEIGLDEFLDEWVEDLNEDNALVGLNWNDDQVCVEIEPVGLARALSE
- the yjjX gene encoding inosine/xanthosine triphosphatase, yielding MSQPLKIIVGSKNPVKINAAKGIFSMYFPECDIDCQGVNAPSGVPDQPIGEEQTRIGAQNRVNYCKEHYQAHYYVAMEGGAEQFSYGAATFAYVVIDNALNQVVGRSSNLPLPQILYNALLNGAELGDVMDKAFNTTNIKQQGGAIGLLTNNHATRESTYTQALTLAMAPFLHSALYCQTN
- a CDS encoding glutathione S-transferase family protein, producing the protein MQLFGSVTSPYVRRVRIWALENNCDLEFINLDIFSAQDRPTMVSKNPARKIPILVDGNLTLSDSNSILRYLLEKTAQPKLTWPQEHLLTTINACNDSLVEMLLCQRSGFDTQSDALFFNLQNERIVETLHFLNDHLTDDEFKGCEYLNISLYCLLDWICFRELTDISQHSALVAFYEQYGQRQAAINTSPSH
- a CDS encoding glutathione peroxidase translates to MIKIILLTLMALLVPALAQGKSPAEHPIKKQNNCQDFTNITLRKLRSKEFVNLCQFENQPLLIVNTASNCGFTPQFAGLEAVYNKYKEQGLVVLGFPSDDFFQEENNEQDTAKVCFVNYGVTFTMFATSAVRGSDANPIFKHLNSQTSSPNWNFYKYLVSADRKTITRFNSKVAPESEKLTAAIEATLAIN
- the lpxC gene encoding UDP-3-O-acyl-N-acetylglucosamine deacetylase, giving the protein MIKQRTIAQVVKAIGIGLHKGEKVTITLRPASANTGIVFRRVDLDPVVDFETTPEAVGDTQLCTCLINKDGVRLSTTEHLIAAVAAMGIDNLIVELDSSEVPIMDGSALPFIYLLQKGGIEEQNAAKRFIRIKEKVRIEEGDKWAELEPYDGFHIDFEIAFDHPAINESRQRIGLDITTKSFIEEISRARTFGFMKDIEYMHANNLALGGSMDSAVVLDEFKVLNPNGLRYSDEFVKHKILDCVGDMFMTGHNILGKVTAFKSGHDLNNKLLRKLMATESAWEWATFETPVTMPAPGLELAPA
- the yjjG gene encoding pyrimidine 5'-nucleotidase, with protein sequence MKYSYVLFDADETLFRFDVLAGMTRMFKTYNVDFSQADYLHYQKTNKQLWVDYQNGDISADYLQVTRFSEWATKLNVPAKELNDAFLDAMAAICEPLPGAIELLNKLKPHAKLGIITNGFARLQTVRLEHTGLKDMFEWLVISELVGIAKPNKAIFDHTFELMGNPDKSQILMVGDTATSDILGGNNAGIDTCWLQHPNEPLPEGIKPTYTVTHLEQLQSILEL
- a CDS encoding M1 family metallopeptidase, with amino-acid sequence MFLKSLLTVSVAFAMSAANANEFVIEKLAKPSSQSVSLTLDPSQDTFTGMTEIILEVLKPTNYIELNGVAYATKMAQLLGEQNCDLNSEMLKTGKVKFSCDEQIQPGKYTLKIDFSAPYNRQSVGLYKTLDQGTPYLFTQFEMSDARRAFPVFDEPSYKIPFQLTITAPTSQKVYANTPELKTTVNGDMTTHFFDKTPPIPSYLVAMAVGPFEELNVEGMSVPGRVITPQGKIHLAQYAKENMPKVLGALEAYFGIPYVYQKLDSVAVPEFPFGAMENSGLVTYREDILLVDLAAATRSKKQRNVSIIAHELAHQWYGNLVTMKWWNDLWLNEAFASWMAAKITKQLNPEFESHLDLPQNNVMPLDARLSTKPIRKPIKTEADIMDGLGLAYSKGSSVLAMVENWIGEEAFQKGIQNYLKEFSYKNAEAADLWQALGKASNKDVASVLKSFIEQSSYPLIKVSQQGSKVTISQSRFVNAGVDAPEQLWNVPVAIKYGAGDKVKTANVLLNKQSQTLDLDFAPEWIYPDQGALGYYRWVMDDAQFSALIDNAADKLDDRERLALLSATDALLDAGVISAAKLMQTLEVFISDSHPRVANTALGYLVSQQRTFKDDSNKDLWPKFIRGAVTPAAKKYGLEAKVGEDGAISQLRAAVVSRLGFDGEDQNVINKAKQQTQVYLNDPQKVDPYLAGTYLTLAAFNGDKALLEQFMATFKTTKDPQVRTNMLSAMGYFAKPALQKAVLAYSLTDEVTASDMRTILAGQSYTDERQALFIDWVYSNYDKVTASLPPFFIPNLPYFTTANCDANSFATTQSFFNTKLAEIPGYARTLSKLEESTNDCIALKNRELESVNNFLKSK
- a CDS encoding phosphoribulokinase translates to MSAKHPIIAITGSSGAGTTTTTNAIKHIFRSLNISAAFIEGDSFHRYTRPEMDKKVRDAQQEGKHISYFGREANDFGLLETLFDSYGETGQGKLRRYLHTFDEAVPYNQLPGTFTPWQDLEQNTDLLFYEGLHGAVVDQEHNVDVAKHVDLLIGMVPIINLEWIQKLIRDTSERGHSREAVMGSIVRSMDDYINHITPQFSRTHINFQRVPTVDTSNPFSAKDIPSLDESFVVIRFRGIDDVDFPYYLRMIEGSFMSRINTLVVPGGKMGLAMELVLTPLIKDIILKKRALENLAPLDLPI